The Moraxella osloensis genome contains a region encoding:
- the rpoB gene encoding DNA-directed RNA polymerase subunit beta, with the protein MAYSYTEKKRIRKSFAKLPTVMDVPYLLAIQVDSYEQFLQENKKPKGRENIGLQAAFNSIFPIESHTGNAELQFVEYYLGTPEFDVRECILRGSTYAAPLRVKIRLVIKDKDVKDKDAKAAIKDIREQSVYMGEIPLMTENGTFVINGTERVIVSQLHRSPGVFFDHDKGKSHSSGKVLYNARIIPYRGSWLDFEFDAKDLVFARIDRRRKLLATVILHAIGMNTQQILDAFYEKTHVYKGDEQFEIDLVTERLRGEMAQFEIVSPEGEVIVEQGKRINARAIRKIEQAGMTRLPVPDEYLYERILAQDIVVDGEVIARANQLLDHETLVKISNNDIKEFDILFTNDIDHGSYIADTLRADTAMSREEALIEIYKVMRPGEPPTLDTAEKLFESMFFNPDRYDLSNVGRMKFNRRLGRVYEPTNDPDVQRERSVLTNEDIIDVLKMLIEIRDGRGVVDDIDHLGNRRVRSVGEMTENQFRVGLVRVERAVKERLSSAETDNLSPQDLINSKPVAAAIKEFFGSSQLSQFMDQNNPLSEITHKRRVSALGPGGLTRERAGFEVRDVHQTHYGRVCPIETPEGPNIGLINSLAVYAKTNEFGFLETPYRKVVDGKVTDEIEYLSAIEEVGTVIAQADSPIDENGQLTEDYVSVRNYGEFVRMAPEKVTHMDVSPRQVVSVAASLIPFLEHDDANRALMGSNMQRQAVPTLRSDKPLVGTGMERHVARDSGVCVTAKRGGVIMDVDASRVVVKVNEDEMQAGEAGIDIYNLIKYTRSNQNTCINQRIIVNQGDVIARGDILADGPSTDLGELALGQNMRVAFMPWNGYNFEDSILLSERVVKEDRFTTIHIQELTCVARDTKLGTEEITADIPNVGEAALANLDEAGIVYIGAEVQGGDILVGKVTPKGETQLTPEEKLLRAIFGEKAADVKDTSLRVPSSTKGTVIDVQVFTRDGVEKDSRAQAIEKAQLDSYRKDLKEELRIFENAARGRIISLLDGQTVSGGAGLKSGTVLSEDSMQDMSLETLLDIQPTQEDTAERLSQIGDFLTDKQKEIDEKFTEKKRKLTAGDDLTHGVQKIVKVYLAVKRRIQPGDKMAGRHGNKGVVSRIMPIEDMPYDENGNPVDVVLNPLGVPSRMNVGQILETHLGGAARGLGIKIDEMIKQQAAVAELRDFLDKIYNQIGGEQVDLGSLSDEEIITMSKNLRAGVPMGTAVFDGAKEQQIKGLLELAGMPTSGQQVLFDGRTGQQFDRPVTVGYMYMLKLNHLVDDKMHARSTGSYSLVTQQPLGGKAQFGGQRFGEMEVWALEAYGAAYTLQEMLTVKSDDVEGRTRMYKNIVDGEQSMSAGMPESFNVLTKEIKSLGINIELKDHSKSKN; encoded by the coding sequence ATGGCATACTCGTATACTGAAAAAAAACGCATTCGTAAAAGTTTTGCAAAGTTGCCCACCGTCATGGACGTGCCATACTTATTGGCCATCCAAGTTGACTCGTATGAGCAATTTTTGCAAGAAAATAAAAAGCCAAAAGGTCGGGAAAACATTGGTTTACAAGCCGCTTTTAATTCTATTTTCCCTATTGAAAGCCACACTGGCAATGCCGAGCTACAATTTGTTGAATACTATCTAGGTACACCAGAGTTTGATGTGCGCGAATGTATTTTACGTGGTTCAACCTATGCCGCGCCATTACGTGTCAAAATCCGTTTGGTCATCAAAGACAAAGATGTTAAAGACAAAGATGCTAAAGCGGCAATTAAAGATATCCGTGAGCAAAGCGTCTATATGGGTGAAATTCCATTGATGACTGAAAACGGTACTTTCGTGATTAATGGTACTGAGCGTGTCATCGTATCGCAACTACACCGTTCACCAGGGGTATTCTTTGACCATGACAAAGGCAAATCACATTCAAGTGGTAAAGTGCTGTATAACGCCCGTATTATTCCTTACCGTGGTTCATGGTTAGACTTTGAATTTGATGCCAAAGACTTGGTATTTGCTCGTATTGACCGCCGCCGTAAATTACTGGCAACGGTGATTTTGCATGCCATTGGGATGAATACGCAACAGATTTTAGATGCGTTTTATGAAAAAACCCATGTGTATAAGGGTGATGAGCAATTTGAAATCGATCTTGTCACTGAGCGTTTACGCGGTGAAATGGCGCAGTTTGAAATCGTTTCACCTGAGGGTGAGGTGATTGTCGAACAGGGCAAACGTATTAATGCGCGCGCGATTCGTAAAATCGAACAAGCCGGTATGACTAGATTACCTGTGCCTGATGAATACTTGTATGAACGCATTTTGGCACAAGATATCGTGGTGGATGGTGAAGTCATTGCACGCGCTAACCAATTGCTCGATCACGAGACTTTGGTCAAAATCAGCAATAACGACATTAAAGAATTTGATATTTTATTCACTAACGATATCGATCATGGTTCATACATCGCCGATACACTGCGCGCGGATACGGCGATGAGCCGTGAAGAAGCGTTGATTGAAATCTACAAAGTGATGCGCCCAGGTGAGCCACCAACACTCGATACGGCTGAAAAACTGTTTGAATCGATGTTTTTTAACCCGGATCGCTATGATTTATCAAACGTCGGTCGCATGAAGTTCAACCGTCGTTTGGGCCGGGTCTATGAGCCCACCAATGACCCTGATGTGCAGCGTGAACGCAGTGTATTGACCAACGAAGATATTATTGACGTATTAAAAATGTTGATTGAAATTCGTGATGGTCGTGGGGTGGTGGACGATATTGACCATTTAGGTAACCGCCGTGTCCGTTCAGTTGGCGAGATGACAGAAAATCAATTTCGTGTGGGTTTAGTCCGTGTCGAGCGTGCTGTTAAAGAGCGTTTAAGCTCAGCTGAAACAGATAACTTGTCGCCACAAGATTTAATCAACTCAAAACCTGTGGCAGCCGCTATTAAAGAGTTCTTTGGTTCATCACAATTGTCACAGTTCATGGATCAAAACAACCCACTGTCAGAAATTACCCATAAGCGTCGTGTTTCTGCATTAGGTCCAGGTGGTTTAACACGTGAACGTGCAGGCTTTGAAGTGCGTGACGTACACCAAACCCATTATGGTCGTGTGTGTCCGATTGAAACCCCTGAGGGTCCAAACATCGGTCTGATCAACTCACTAGCCGTCTATGCTAAAACCAATGAATTTGGTTTCTTAGAAACCCCGTATCGTAAAGTAGTCGACGGTAAAGTGACGGATGAAATCGAGTACTTATCAGCGATTGAAGAAGTGGGCACTGTAATTGCACAAGCGGATTCGCCGATTGATGAAAACGGTCAGTTGACAGAAGATTATGTCTCTGTGCGTAACTATGGTGAGTTTGTGCGTATGGCACCAGAGAAAGTGACCCATATGGACGTATCACCGCGTCAGGTTGTATCTGTGGCAGCCAGCTTGATTCCATTCTTGGAACATGATGATGCCAACCGTGCCTTGATGGGTTCAAACATGCAGCGCCAAGCGGTACCCACTTTACGGTCGGATAAACCACTGGTTGGTACAGGTATGGAACGTCACGTTGCCCGTGACTCAGGTGTGTGTGTGACTGCCAAACGTGGCGGCGTCATTATGGATGTGGATGCGAGCCGTGTCGTTGTAAAAGTGAATGAAGATGAAATGCAAGCGGGCGAAGCGGGTATTGATATCTACAACTTAATCAAATACACCCGTTCAAACCAAAACACCTGCATTAACCAACGCATTATCGTCAACCAAGGTGATGTCATTGCGCGCGGGGATATCTTGGCTGATGGTCCATCAACCGATTTGGGTGAGTTGGCATTGGGTCAAAACATGCGTGTGGCGTTCATGCCTTGGAACGGCTACAACTTCGAAGACTCGATTTTGTTATCTGAGCGTGTGGTTAAAGAAGATCGTTTTACCACCATTCATATCCAAGAATTGACCTGTGTGGCGCGTGATACCAAATTGGGTACGGAAGAAATCACTGCCGATATTCCAAACGTGGGTGAGGCAGCCCTAGCTAATCTAGATGAAGCAGGTATCGTCTATATTGGTGCCGAAGTACAAGGTGGCGATATCTTGGTGGGTAAAGTGACACCAAAAGGTGAAACGCAGCTCACCCCTGAAGAAAAACTACTTCGTGCAATTTTCGGTGAAAAAGCCGCGGACGTGAAAGATACGTCGTTACGCGTGCCTTCTTCTACCAAAGGTACGGTGATTGACGTACAAGTCTTTACCCGCGATGGTGTAGAAAAAGACAGCCGTGCACAAGCTATCGAAAAAGCCCAGCTTGATAGCTATCGTAAAGACTTAAAAGAAGAATTGCGTATCTTTGAAAACGCCGCACGCGGTCGCATTATTTCATTGCTTGACGGTCAAACTGTCAGTGGTGGCGCGGGCTTAAAATCAGGTACGGTGTTGAGTGAAGACTCAATGCAAGATATGTCGCTTGAAACATTGCTTGATATTCAGCCAACCCAAGAAGATACCGCAGAGCGTTTATCACAAATTGGTGACTTTTTAACCGATAAACAAAAAGAAATCGATGAAAAATTCACTGAGAAAAAACGCAAATTAACGGCAGGTGATGACTTAACGCATGGCGTTCAAAAAATCGTCAAAGTGTACTTGGCAGTAAAACGTCGTATTCAACCCGGTGACAAAATGGCGGGTCGTCATGGTAACAAAGGGGTGGTATCACGTATCATGCCGATTGAAGACATGCCATACGATGAAAACGGTAATCCAGTGGATGTGGTACTAAACCCACTAGGCGTACCATCGCGGATGAATGTCGGTCAGATTTTAGAAACGCACTTAGGCGGTGCAGCACGTGGTTTGGGTATCAAAATTGACGAGATGATCAAACAACAAGCGGCAGTTGCTGAGTTGCGTGATTTCTTAGACAAAATTTATAACCAAATTGGCGGCGAGCAAGTGGACTTAGGCAGCCTCAGTGATGAGGAAATCATTACTATGTCAAAAAATCTACGTGCAGGCGTACCAATGGGTACGGCAGTATTTGATGGCGCTAAAGAACAGCAAATCAAAGGCTTGCTAGAATTAGCAGGTATGCCAACCTCAGGTCAGCAAGTATTGTTTGATGGTCGTACCGGTCAACAATTTGATCGTCCTGTAACCGTGGGTTATATGTACATGCTCAAACTCAACCACTTGGTTGACGACAAAATGCACGCACGTTCAACGGGTTCTTACTCACTGGTTACCCAGCAGCCATTGGGTGGTAAAGCCCAGTTTGGTGGTCAGCGCTTCGGTGAGATGGAAGTGTGGGCACTTGAAGCTTACGGTGCTGCTTATACATTGCAAGAGATGTTGACGGTGAAATCCGATGACGTGGAAGGTCGTACCCGCATGTATAAAAACATCGTCGATGGCGAACAAAGCATGTCAGCCGGTATGCCAGAATCGTTCAACGTATTGACCAAAGAGATTAAGTCATTGGGTATTAACATTGAGTTAAAAGATCATAGCAAAAGTAAAAACTAA
- the rpoC gene encoding DNA-directed RNA polymerase subunit beta' — protein sequence MKDLLDIMKSPADSGNQEFDSIQISLASPDTIKSWSHGEVKKPETINYRTFKPERDGLFCAKIFGPVKDYECLCGKYKRRKFQGVICEKCGVEVTAAKVRRDRMGHIELASPVAHIWFLKSLPSRIGLLLDMTLRDIERVLYFESYVVTDPGLTTLEKYQLLDDEDYFKALEEFGDEFTAKMGAEAIQDLLRDIDVDLEIDQLREEIPNTGSETKLKKMSKRLKLLESFRDSNNKPEWMVMTVLPVLPPDLRPLVPLEGGRFATSDLNDLYRRVINRNNRLKRLLELNAPDIIVRNEKRMLQESVDALLDNGRRGRAITGSNKRPLKSLADMIKGKQGRFRQNLLGKRVDYSGRSVITVGPYLRLHQCGLPKKMALELFKPFTYAKLLQNGIATTIKAAKKMVEREEPAVWDMLASVIREHPVLLNRAPTLHRLGLQAFEPVLIEGKAIQLHPLVCSAFNADFDGDQMAVHVPLTLEAQLEARALMMSTNNILSPANGEPIITPSQDVVLGLYYISRSHINAKGENMTFSNVKEVYRALGTGDLSVNAKIKVRIEETTYDEEGNGNTVTKMVDTVAGRCLIWNITPKGMSFDEVNKEMTKKNIARLINSCYRKMGVKDSVMFADQLMYLGFAQATLSGVSIGMEDMLIPPTKNKIIEAADAEVREIESQFEQGFVTAGERYNKVIDIWSRTNDQIAKAMMDNLSQDTVINSQGETEKEKSFNSIYIMSDSGARGSAAQIRQLAGMRGLMAKPDGSIIETPIKANFREGLSVLQYFISTHGARKGLADTALKTANSGYLTRRLVDVAQDLVITQPDCGTDKGILMKPHIEGGEIIEQLADRVLGRVTAKDVVSNKTGELAIPLGTLLDEHWVKVLDEHGIDEVWVRSVITCEVPHGVCSQCYGRDLARGHRVNIGESVGVMAAQSIGEPGTQLTMRTFHVGGAASAAAVENSIQVNKGGTVRFQNLKSVSHADGHLVVVSRSAEVSITDELGRERERYKAPYGSSILVADGTEVTPGQTIAKWDPHTHPIITEVSGTARFSEITDGLTATMKIDEATGMSSYEILATKDRPSSGKDLRPAIILDTKEGKEVVYFLPQQTIIRVREGDEVTTGSILGRVPQESSGTKDITGGLPRVADLFEARRPKDHAIMAEMSGTVSFGKETKGKNRFIITNDDGEVHEELIPKWRQINVFEGERVERGEVIADGPQNPHDILRLKGETELANYIVNEVQDVYRLQGVKINDKHIEVIIRQMLRKVEITDGGDSSYFKGDQAEYADIVATNKKLEEENKFPVKFERLLLGITKASLATESFISAASFQETTRVLTAAAVTGKIDDLRGLKENVVVGRLVPAGTGLAYHAQRLEGGKTTAAEAGENQLEALDTLFAETMEPASMSFEDQFAEEFNSQDAK from the coding sequence TTGAAAGACTTATTAGACATCATGAAAAGCCCTGCCGACTCTGGTAACCAAGAGTTCGACAGCATTCAAATTTCTCTTGCCTCACCTGATACTATCAAATCTTGGTCGCATGGGGAAGTTAAAAAGCCTGAAACCATCAACTATCGTACTTTCAAACCAGAACGTGATGGTCTTTTTTGTGCCAAAATTTTTGGACCTGTTAAAGACTACGAATGCTTGTGTGGTAAATACAAACGCCGTAAATTCCAAGGCGTAATCTGTGAAAAATGTGGCGTTGAAGTGACCGCCGCTAAAGTACGCCGCGATCGTATGGGTCACATTGAGCTGGCAAGCCCAGTTGCGCATATTTGGTTCTTAAAATCATTACCAAGCCGTATCGGTCTATTACTTGATATGACTTTGCGTGATATCGAGCGTGTACTGTATTTTGAAAGCTATGTAGTGACTGACCCAGGTTTAACTACCCTTGAAAAATATCAGTTGCTCGATGATGAAGATTACTTCAAAGCACTTGAAGAGTTTGGTGATGAATTCACCGCAAAAATGGGTGCTGAAGCGATTCAAGACTTGCTGCGTGATATTGACGTGGATTTGGAAATCGACCAGTTACGTGAAGAAATTCCGAATACCGGTTCAGAAACCAAACTTAAAAAAATGTCAAAACGTCTAAAATTGCTTGAGTCATTCCGTGATTCAAACAACAAGCCTGAGTGGATGGTAATGACGGTGTTACCTGTATTGCCACCCGATTTGCGTCCATTGGTACCGCTTGAAGGGGGTCGTTTTGCCACTTCAGACCTAAATGACTTATACCGCCGCGTCATTAACCGTAACAACCGTTTAAAACGTTTGTTAGAGCTCAATGCGCCTGACATCATCGTGCGTAACGAAAAACGTATGCTACAAGAGTCAGTAGATGCGCTGCTTGACAATGGTCGCCGTGGTCGTGCGATTACAGGTAGCAATAAACGTCCTTTGAAATCTTTAGCTGACATGATTAAAGGTAAACAAGGTCGTTTCCGTCAAAACTTACTGGGTAAACGTGTCGACTATTCAGGTCGTTCGGTCATTACCGTGGGCCCATACCTGCGTCTACACCAATGTGGCTTGCCTAAAAAAATGGCACTTGAACTGTTCAAACCCTTTACTTATGCCAAACTTTTGCAAAATGGCATCGCGACCACTATCAAAGCCGCTAAGAAAATGGTTGAGCGTGAAGAACCGGCAGTGTGGGATATGCTTGCCAGCGTGATTCGTGAACACCCAGTGCTACTAAACCGTGCACCGACCCTCCATCGTTTGGGTTTACAAGCATTTGAACCTGTACTGATTGAAGGTAAAGCGATTCAGCTACATCCGCTAGTTTGTAGCGCGTTCAACGCCGACTTTGATGGTGACCAAATGGCGGTACACGTACCGTTAACTTTGGAGGCCCAGCTTGAAGCCCGTGCCTTGATGATGTCAACCAACAACATCTTGTCACCTGCTAATGGTGAGCCAATTATCACGCCATCACAAGACGTGGTATTGGGGCTATATTACATCAGCCGTTCGCACATCAATGCTAAAGGCGAAAACATGACTTTCTCAAACGTGAAAGAAGTGTATCGCGCGCTAGGTACCGGTGATTTAAGCGTCAATGCCAAAATTAAAGTACGTATTGAAGAAACCACGTATGACGAAGAAGGCAATGGCAATACCGTTACCAAAATGGTTGACACCGTTGCGGGTCGCTGCTTGATTTGGAATATCACCCCAAAAGGTATGAGCTTTGACGAAGTCAACAAAGAGATGACCAAGAAAAACATCGCTCGCCTTATCAATTCTTGCTACCGCAAAATGGGCGTGAAAGACAGCGTTATGTTTGCTGACCAATTGATGTATTTGGGTTTTGCCCAAGCGACGCTGTCAGGTGTATCGATTGGCATGGAAGATATGCTCATTCCACCTACCAAAAACAAAATCATCGAAGCGGCTGATGCAGAAGTTCGTGAAATTGAAAGCCAGTTTGAACAAGGCTTCGTGACCGCAGGTGAACGTTATAACAAAGTTATTGATATTTGGTCACGTACCAATGACCAAATCGCCAAAGCGATGATGGATAACCTATCACAAGATACCGTTATCAACAGCCAAGGTGAAACGGAAAAAGAAAAATCGTTTAACTCGATTTATATCATGTCGGATTCAGGGGCGCGTGGTAGTGCCGCACAGATTCGTCAGTTGGCAGGTATGCGTGGTCTGATGGCAAAACCAGACGGCTCGATTATTGAAACCCCAATTAAAGCCAACTTCCGTGAAGGTTTAAGCGTTTTACAGTACTTTATCTCGACGCACGGTGCCCGTAAAGGTCTAGCTGATACGGCACTAAAAACCGCAAACTCAGGTTACTTAACCCGTCGCTTGGTTGACGTTGCGCAAGATTTGGTTATCACCCAGCCTGATTGTGGTACCGATAAAGGTATCTTGATGAAGCCGCACATTGAGGGTGGTGAAATCATTGAGCAATTGGCTGACCGCGTTTTAGGTCGTGTGACTGCTAAAGATGTGGTGTCAAATAAAACAGGCGAACTAGCCATTCCACTAGGTACCTTGCTTGATGAGCATTGGGTAAAAGTACTTGATGAACATGGTATTGACGAAGTTTGGGTGCGTTCAGTGATTACTTGTGAAGTGCCACATGGCGTCTGTTCACAATGTTATGGTCGTGACTTAGCACGTGGTCACCGCGTCAATATTGGTGAGTCTGTGGGTGTTATGGCGGCGCAATCAATTGGTGAGCCAGGTACCCAGCTTACCATGCGTACCTTTCACGTGGGTGGTGCCGCGAGTGCCGCCGCTGTAGAAAACAGCATTCAGGTTAATAAAGGCGGTACTGTTCGCTTCCAAAACTTGAAATCTGTGAGCCATGCCGATGGTCATTTGGTGGTAGTTTCTCGCTCTGCAGAAGTTAGTATTACTGATGAATTGGGCCGTGAGCGTGAACGCTATAAAGCACCGTATGGTTCGTCAATTTTAGTGGCTGATGGCACCGAAGTTACCCCAGGTCAAACCATTGCTAAATGGGATCCGCATACCCATCCAATTATTACCGAGGTATCAGGTACCGCACGCTTTAGCGAAATCACCGATGGTTTAACAGCCACCATGAAAATCGATGAAGCAACAGGTATGAGCTCATACGAAATCTTGGCAACCAAAGACCGCCCAAGCTCGGGTAAAGATTTGCGTCCTGCGATTATCCTTGATACCAAAGAGGGTAAAGAAGTGGTGTATTTCTTACCACAGCAAACCATCATTCGTGTGCGTGAAGGCGATGAAGTAACAACAGGTTCGATTTTAGGTCGTGTACCACAAGAGTCATCAGGTACCAAAGATATTACCGGTGGTCTACCGCGTGTTGCTGATTTATTTGAAGCGCGTCGTCCAAAAGACCATGCGATCATGGCGGAAATGAGTGGTACAGTAAGCTTTGGTAAAGAAACCAAAGGTAAAAACCGCTTTATCATTACCAATGATGATGGCGAAGTGCATGAAGAGTTGATTCCAAAATGGCGTCAAATCAACGTGTTTGAGGGTGAACGTGTTGAGCGTGGTGAGGTAATTGCCGATGGTCCACAAAACCCACACGATATCTTACGCTTAAAAGGTGAAACTGAGCTTGCCAACTACATCGTCAATGAAGTACAAGACGTTTACCGCTTACAAGGGGTAAAAATCAACGACAAGCATATTGAAGTGATTATTCGTCAGATGCTGCGTAAAGTTGAAATTACCGATGGCGGCGACTCAAGTTACTTTAAAGGTGACCAAGCTGAATACGCTGATATCGTAGCCACGAACAAAAAACTCGAAGAAGAAAACAAATTCCCAGTCAAGTTTGAACGTTTATTGCTCGGTATCACCAAAGCGTCATTGGCAACTGAAAGCTTTATTTCCGCGGCGTCATTCCAAGAGACAACCCGTGTATTGACGGCGGCAGCGGTTACTGGCAAGATTGATGACTTACGTGGTCTAAAAGAAAACGTGGTAGTAGGTCGTTTGGTACCAGCAGGTACTGGTTTAGCTTACCATGCACAGCGTCTAGAGGGTGGTAAAACAACCGCGGCAGAGGCTGGTGAAAACCAGTTAGAAGCGTTAGACACCTTGTTTGCTGAAACCATGGAACCTGCGTCAATGTCATTTGAAGACCAATTTGCTGAAGAGTTTAATAGCCAAGATGCAAAATAA
- a CDS encoding DUF6586 family protein, with protein MAGRVARYQADRTNQKMYFCRIYCQQAEQTQKGQLQEAHIESALMHLYGGYLAFLQEIARYYNLTMPNPSLQSISDALETKTQVSPEVMRLKQLLANDYLGDIEKAWQQIIYKPVPQNLGNESDESNKNAKLPVIDVMASPSSTNISVDMIRQWRGDLVDTIDSLREGMIEF; from the coding sequence ATGGCAGGTCGTGTTGCACGTTATCAAGCAGATAGAACCAATCAAAAAATGTATTTTTGCCGAATTTATTGTCAGCAAGCTGAGCAGACCCAGAAGGGTCAGTTACAAGAGGCGCATATTGAAAGCGCGCTCATGCATTTGTACGGCGGGTATTTGGCATTTTTACAAGAAATAGCGCGCTATTATAATTTAACTATGCCAAACCCGAGTCTGCAATCAATTAGTGATGCGTTGGAAACTAAAACCCAAGTGTCGCCTGAAGTCATGCGGTTAAAGCAACTATTAGCTAATGATTATTTGGGAGATATCGAAAAAGCATGGCAGCAAATTATCTATAAGCCTGTGCCCCAAAACCTCGGCAATGAGAGTGATGAAAGCAATAAAAATGCCAAACTGCCAGTGATTGATGTTATGGCAAGTCCATCAAGTACCAATATTTCAGTCGATATGATTCGCCAATGGCGTGGTGATTTGGTGGATACCATTGATAGTTTGCGAGAAGGGATGATTGAGTTTTAA